A DNA window from Macadamia integrifolia cultivar HAES 741 chromosome 4, SCU_Mint_v3, whole genome shotgun sequence contains the following coding sequences:
- the LOC122075335 gene encoding uncharacterized protein LOC122075335, translating to MSLVLPPPPPPGVVYPNTVSPSTTSHSKGSFGTVFIVLAAIIVISAIACIIGRLCNRRSSRPKNRRESQDHNFHPKPRQESQDHTFHPKEGDLEFGFKKGTLTSKPNVNGGRKDAIPSYSFETKEDMKAAKNGDAR from the coding sequence ATGTCGCTTGttctgccaccaccaccaccaccagggGTGGTGTACCCGAACACAGTCTCACCATCAACTACCTCCCATTCCAAGGGCTCGTTCGGGACAGTCTTTATAGTATTGGCTGCAATTATTGTTATATCAGCCATTGCTTGCATCATTGGTCGACTCTGCAACCGACGTTCTTCCCGTCCAAAGAACAGGCGAGAGTCACAAGATCACAACTTCCACCCAAAGCCCAGACAAGAGTCACAAGACCACACCTTCCACCCAAAGGAAGGTGACCTGGAATTTGGGTTCAAGAAAGGGACTCTGACATCCAAGCCAAATGTCAATGGAGGAAGGAAGGACGCCATACCAAGTTATAGTTTCGAAACCAAAGAAGACATGAAAGCTGCTAAAAATGGAGATGCTAGATAA
- the LOC122077374 gene encoding universal stress protein A-like protein gives MEGAESEPTRIMVAVNESSIKGYPHASISSRRAFDWTLQKIIRSNTSGFKLLFLHVQVPDEDGFNDMDSIYASPGDFHDMKHRDKIRGLHLLEYFVGRSHEIGVPCEAWIKKGDPKEVICHEVKRVRPDLLVVGNRGLGPFQRVFVGTVSEFCVKHVECPVVTIKRKAEETPSDPVDD, from the exons ATGGAAGGAGCAGAATCTGAACCAACTCGGATAATGGTAGCAGTGAACGAGTCGTCAATCAAAGGATACCCACATGCATCCATCAGCAGCCGCCGTGCATTCGACTGGACTCTCCAGAAGATCATTCGCTCCAACACCTCCGGGTTCAAGCTCCTCTTCCTTCATGTTCAAGTCCCTGACGAGGATG GGTTTAATGACATGGACAGCATTTATGCATCACCTGGAGATTTCCACGATATGAAACATAGAGACAAGATTAGAGGGCTTCACTTGCTGGAGTACTTCGTTGGGAGGTCTCATGAAATTGGG GTTCCTTGTGAAGCATGGATCAAGAAAGGCGATCCAAAGGAAGTGATCTGCCATGAGGTGAAGCGAGTGCGGCCTGATCTTCTGGTTGTAGGAAATCGTGGGCTTGGCCCTTTTCAAAG gGTGTTTGTTGGAACTGTGAGTGAATTTTGTGTAAAGCATGTGGAATGCCCTGTGGTTACAATCAAACGCAAGGCGGAGGAAACCCCATCGGACCCTGTTGATGATTGA